The window ACTGGAAATGAAGCCTAATTACCTTTTGTACTGAAAACAGTGAATGGGAATAAATTCTGACATTGTTTTCTCATTGATGGTGTTTTCCTTTAGAGATGGACAAGTGAGGAACCTTTCTGGGAGCTTGCAGGTTTTGGTTCCTTTTAAGAAGTACTTTGAAATTTAAACAAACAGCCACAGAAGTGGCTGATGTCATTGTATTTGCATTGTTACTTAGCAGTTACCCCTTGTCCACACTCAACTTGTTCAACTATTTACTCAGACCTTAGACTCATCATCTTCTGAGCATCCTGCTACATCCCTGCTAAAGACTTAAAATATTCTGCAGAGAAACATCTTTCATAACAGCATGAGGGATGATGTATACAAACACTACATAGTCAATGCTGAGCAGCATAATATGCTGTGTTTTCACCATGGAATTCTAATAATAATTCAGCAGAATGAAGTGAAACAGCTACCAAAGTCAGTAAAAGTTATTAACCAAGTTCAGTAACCCCAGTTGTCTCCAGGACAGCAAGTTAGGATGTTACACTACTAACATCAAGTGCCTCAGTGTCCTCTCCACATACATCCAGCTTCAAGAGAGTACAATACCATGTTCTCCAAAACCTTCAACATCAGGTCCATTAGCACAGCAAGAAGCATAAATTCACTCAATTTTATTTCACTAATGTTGTTAGGTTTCAGGTGACAACATCACCTTCATCTTAGCTCGCAATAGCTACTACAGGAACAACTAAGTCTTAGTAATCCAGCAACTTGGTATTTTTGCTGAAGTGTTCAAAACAACGAGGAAATGAGGAAGAGCAACTCATTACTCAACTATAAGATTTTTACCTCAGAGTaacaaataaatacacacacaaacttTATCAGAAATGTATCATCCTatcaccaaaaagaaaaaaaatagcaaaaggaAGCAATAGTTCCCCAGTTCTAAGCcaaggatttgtttttttttaaacagaagtgCTTCCCCACACAGCTTATGAGCACCACTCGTTAAAAGGAACAGCCAAAAGTAAGCATAACTTAAAAGCTCTTTACAAGCAAACAAGAATCTTAACAGTTACAGTCCAAAAACTCAAGTCCCCACTCCAGTTCCTGCTTTACCAGCACTATTACTCATCAGTTACTCTGATTCTGGACAAAAGTTATAATCAGAATTTGAGCCCTGCATCAGCATTCACCTCaagataaaaacagaaaataatttatttttctgaacatTTAAAAACTCCAAAAGATGAGCATTGGGCATCCTGTGAAAAATCACCTGACACATTCCAGTAGACCTTGTTCatcacaagggaaaaaataagtaaatctAGTCCTATTCCTTTTAGATTCAGGTTCAGATTGTACTGATTTCTGTGAAATGGAAGTATGCAAGAATAGCACCTTCGAATTCTCAGATTATAAAGTGGTGAGTTCACGTCAGTCAGTTCAAGACTTACTAGCAACCAGTGAAAAACAATGCTTTATCATCCCAGAACATCAGCATGCCATCAAAGGAACAGAATCGGGGAAAGGAGGGGTCATGAGCATTCCAGGAAAATGCTAATTTCTCTCACCATCTCCCTTCCAGGCATGCATTTCTTCTACTGAAAGGTTAAGAGCTGGCACAGGATCTCATGGCTTGGGTTTTGCCTCTACCCAACACGGCCCAAGTCTTTCCTAAGCCTGGCAgctctggccctgctgccactgctccACCTCCCCCagaccctgcagcagcaccgAGCACATGGGGCAGTGCCAGATCCTTGTGAGCCCCAGCTCCAGAACTGAGCTCACACCTGAGAAGTACTGAGAAGGTTCttcctttatattttattgGTGCATTTGCACTATTGTTTGGCGTGGGTACATCTTTGCTTGTCCCAGACTTGAGTGCCCCTGTCACTTGTTCCTTTCCTCTGGAGGAAGCACACCACAATCCTTCAACAGCCAAGCTTCCCACTTCCATCCAGCTATTTCAACATATTCAAAAACATCTTGCTTGTCATTAACCAAGTATCAGGAACAAGCTGCAGTCTCTTTTCACCTAGATTCCCAATCTCACAGGTTTAGAAATtcaccagagcagctgcagggaagtTTCATTCTTTGGCCTGCCACTACTGAAGCACTACATTCTCCAAGGGGCAGCCCTAAGCCACTCAAAGCAAACCCTAGAACAAAGGGCAAGTGCTGTCCAATGAGCCACCAACAGTTACAAGGAGCATTTAGTGGGAGAACagtaacagaaaatacaaagttCCCACAACAGCTTCTTGAACAAGGATGCTTCCTTCAAATATCAGTGAGCTGTATTTAAGGTCACCTCCTCCTCGGGCTCTCAGaggtatataaatattttcatttatttagcCACCAGTGAAAGGATGAGAAAGCTGGGAAACAATTCAGCTGGTAAGCGCTAACTAGcaaaataagttattttaacCACTACTGGTGTTAAAAATGCTACACAATGCAACATGTAACAGCTAAGCTAATTAAGAGCTTCCTGAAAGTAAACATCATGATACAGAAGTATCACTCTAACATTCCCCCACAATTCCTATGGATCAAATCCTCCCACCActacaagcaaaaaaaaaatcttagcagAAAGCAAATCACAGAATTCAAAGAAGCACACAATTTATTAGTGATCAGGAAGAGGGAAGGGGTTGATGTCACATTTCACTTTCACTGTATTTCAtccttattttccttcttcatctCACAGTGGCTTCAAACTTTCCCAAACCATAGCAGTCTACAGAACAAACTTAGCATATGAGCTTATTCTCAAACTAAGTCCCTCAGACAAGGCTTACCAACCAtttaagcaaaacaaatctGCATTTACCTAAAATGTTACTTAAAAGTATTAAAGTGATACTACAACATTTAATTAGTTATGTTCAAGATGCATCACAGAATACTTTGCAAATGGTTTTAAGAATACTGCACAGGAAGAACAATCATTAACATCTATTGCAAAAAAGTCTTGCCACAAAAccaggaaatacattttttctacTACTCATTAACCTGCTTCCTAAGTCAGTTCTAAGGATTTTTACCTCCATCGTAATAGCTTCCCCAGGACAGTATTTTGACTAGTCAGCATCTTGTTTGAAAGCAGTATCAAGATTTAGATTTTCAGAACACTGTGCCTGACTGACAAACAACTGAATTTTAAGAGTTCCCTCCATCTAAGCAAATTGTCTAACTGCATGCAGCTGAACTTAAATTAGAACTAATCTAAATAACAGGCTCTTCCCACATGACACACCTAAGATGTACTTAGGCATTACCTGATGCAGATTATGACTGCTGCTACCTTCAGGTTTAAACAGTCACATGTTTCTGAACCAATACTCCATCCCTCCCCTTCCCAGACACATTCGCAGAAGTGGCTTCCAGACTCTCACATAACTTCAGTGCTCTGTGGCAGACTTTAAACATAGCTAAAACAGACACACAAATATGTATAATTTAGTCAGAAATAAACTTAACACCTATATCACATTCAGACTCCAGATTCAAACCCAGAGCTAATCCTTTTTCCACCTGACAATGATTAGGCAATTATAAGACTTCACTTACAATCAAGTCAAAATCATCCTGTGTTTCTTTATTCCTTCAAAGAAACAGGCATGAGTgatctgttgttttttttttccctaggctACCAATATGCAAATTGACAGAGCTAGTCGGTTTAGGCAGTAATTTGATAAACTACATAAAgttgaggccatttcttctaCAGGTAATAACTTACAGAAACTACATAGGTTTTGGAACTAGGGCCAAAATTAAAGcaagataaaacaaacaaaatagcCCAGTCAGTGGAGTCCAAGCTACCCAAATCTAGAAAGAGGAACATGATCTAGACAAGACTCTTCAGGCTGGGCTCAGCAGCAGAAAGCTGGGCTGCCCGGACTCTGTTCCTCATAGCAACTTATCTTGCTCGTAACACACACCGCCCTGCAAGGGTACTGATAAAAGATAAGGGAATGGGTCATGCTCCCCTTCTTGTGGGACTTTTGAGGCTTCACAGCTGTTTCAGGCTACCGTAGCATCACAAAACCACTGAGCTACCCACAAACGCTGAGGCGTGTGTGGCAGCATATGTCGTGACAAGCGAGCTCTCCAGAAGGGCACTTCAGCAGACACACCAGGTGCTAGagacagcagagctcagctcacaAGGGGCACTCACATGCCCGTCCCTCGCACACGAGCACGGCCTAGGCCCGCGGGCGCTCACCGTGCCGCACCCACACCGTGCCAAGGGCAGCCGGCGGAGCAGCGCTTGTGACACGAGACCCGCTGGGTTTCCTGCGCTTCCTGATGAGCCACCGCCTGACTTGAGCTAACTGCAGGTGCTCCGGATCGCGCGCCAGCCATCGCGATGGATGACAAAAAGCAGCGAGCTCCTTCCCCAGCCGGGTCCCGGCGCGTCTGCGCCACACGGGACACCGGGGGGCCGGGCAAGAGACCTGCCATGCACAGCGGGGTTCAACACGGCGAGCACCGACCAGGGCCGTGTGTCCGCacggccctgcccggcccgggcaAAGGCCGATCCGGCACGGCCCCACCGCTGCCCAGGCCGCGGCCGAGCGGCTGCGGAGGCACGGCACGGCGGGCCGGGAGCGCTCCCCGCTCCCACCCCGGCGGGAGCCGCGGGCTGCCCGGGGCGGGAGCGCTACTCACACCGACACCATCGCCTCCCTGCTCCCCGGCCGcagagccgccgccgccgcccgcctcCCCCGCCGCTCCGCGCCTCGGCCGAGCCCTACCGGGATCCAGGGCGGGCCCGGCGCGGCCGCACGAAGCCAATGGCTGGGCAGAGGCGGGAAGGACCGGACCAAGAGCTGGGAGTACCGCGGGATCGCTGCCTACGGAGGTGGAGCCTGCGAGGGCTTAtagggccgggccgggcgctcCCCGCCATGTGACCGCGCGGGCGCCCAGCTGGGGCGAGTTAAGTGGCGGTGGTGGGGACTGCCGGCTGTCCGGCTGCCGTTCCCTAGAGCTTTagccttggcttttttttttgatttcgtattttttttctcttctatccTTGGCGCTTGGCACTTTTCAAACAGCAGCGCCCCGCAGAGCGCGGCGCGGACCGAGCCGCCCCCGTGGCGCtgcaggcggcggcggcgcggggagCGATGTTGCCCGCCCGCCGGGGCTCCCGGAGGCGCCGGCGCCGCCTGACCAGCGGGTAGGGCGGTACTGAATGCGGGTGCGACCCGGAGGCAGCACTTGCCATGTGCTGGTAGCTCCCGGGGCCCGGCACCGGCTGAGTCGGGGCGGTAGCGGGCAGGGCGGCACCGGGCACGGCCCCCGCCGCCACCATGGTAAAGGAGGAGTGCAAGGCGCTGCTGGACGCGCTCAACAAGGTGACCGCCTGCTACCGGCACATGGTGCTGACCATCGGCGGCACCTCGGACTCCCAGAACCTGCGGGAGGAGCTCAAGAAGACCCGGCAGAAAGCTCAGGAGTTGGCGGTGGCCAACAGGAACAAGCTCACCACGGTCCTGAAGGACAAAACAGTGAGTAAGGAAGATAAAGCCGAGTTCGAGAGGCTATGGGTGATTTTCTCCACGTGCCTAGAGATCCTGGAGATCGACATgaggagagccctggagctgggccaCGAGTTCCCGCTGAACGTCCCCAAAAAACACCTGATCCAGACGGGCATGAGCGGTGGAACCTCCGGCGTGGCCGCCCGCGCCATGAGCGTCCAGAACATGAAATACGAGGCTGAGCACAACATAGACGTGGTGGATTTGAAAGACCTCGAGAACGAGATCAACCAGGTAGGAGAGATGATGTACGAGATGGAGATGAAGGTCAATGTTCCCCAGTGGACAGTAGAGGCTAAGCAAGATCCAGGGGCTGAACTGAAATCCACCATCAGCGTGGGCGCTTCCTCTATTGGCATGATCTCTGtggaggaaaataaatccttctGCGATATCAGCAAGGTTCTAGCTGGGATTATTTTCACTGCTGTGCTCATTATCGCTATTGTCCTGGCAGTGTGTGTGGTAAAATTGTCTTAGGGTGGCGCAGGCTCTGACAGCGACCCCTCTCCAGCCTGCCTCTGGAGTGTTTCATGCCTCACCTTTACTTCCAAAGTGTGTCACTTGGATGAGCTGAGAATTGTAAACGAACACTTGAAAGAACAAAGCAGAACTTCTGCCTCTGGATATACTAAAATGCACTATTTGTTTCTTCATGATTTTTGAAGATAAGGGATGCAAATCAGCCTGCAGAACAGAATGTCTTCATTTACTGGACTTGTAACAGTTAAGCGAAGTATCAGGGTATTATCACTACTGGCTGTAACAGGGATTTGCCTGCTATTAATAGGTCACTATTCTCAAAAGCCTGTGGTTTTCGTTCTCCACTAGGCTCTGGTGTTTGCTGCTGGTCACTGTTTACAGTATTGGAAGGTAACATGAATTTGATGGCTAACGTGGGTGTTTTGTGAATAGAATACTTTTTCCCCCATCAAATACAAGAAGTATTTCTTGAGCGAAGGAAAGGGGTAAGGATGAAAACCCCAATAAAAGAATGTAACCAGCCTCTATTTTAAATAAGTTaatggtcagggatggggggagAAATGTTTGATACCAAGTACTGTTTGTTGATTTAGACTGGATTGTACGGAACCCAGCTGCATGAATTGGCACAGCATATGTGAATGACTAATCGCTTTCCAAATCCAGacagaaaaaagggagaattgCATATTCAGAAAAATACTAGCAAGCCTCATGGTTCTCATTCACATTTACCACGGTTTTATGTTTCCCTGCAGAAAAACTGATTCTTGCTACTGGTTGCTATCTTTCTTTCTGAAGCAGCAATTCACACTCCTCGATTAACTATGAAAACAGGAGCAATGAATCTATCCACAGCAGATGCAGTTATATGGGAAAATAGATTTTAGCAAACAGAAATGACGCTAAGTTAAAGAAGACCTTCCCAATGGGATCCCCTCTCCTGCTGACAGGCAGGGACTGATGCTTGTCTGTGTACAGCCACATTTCTGCAAGCTCCCAAATTGCAGAAATCCAGACAAAGCTAAAAATGTGTCTCAGGTTCATATCTCAGTCATGTCTGATTAATCATCTGGGAAACAGGAAGCCTGGAGGATTGGCCCCATTTGATAACACTACAATTTTGGAAGGGAAATGCAACAGCACAAAACTTTCTAGTGCTTCCCTGCAGAATTGTaaacattaaaatgtaaaactgTGGGAACAGACACTTACTTAGCAGAGAAGCTTTACAATATTTTGTAAAAAGCATTTATGTGTTATGGTATTTATtatttgcttctgaaaatacCTTTTAGTGCTATGAACACACACTGTCCATTCAGGAATGCTTGGAACATGTGCTACAGTGCCATAGGTGTATGGGGCACTCCACAGCCAAATATAAAGACCCCAAAAATGTTGGGGGTTTTAAGAAGCaatttttcttcactgattATATTACAGGCAAATTATCAAAAAGTAGTAATAATTAGACATGTTTTGTGAACAGTCTTCAtatttgttaaataaaattGACAACTTGCATAAGCacctaatattttttaatatttttgagtTAAGAAAAAACTGTTGAGTTTTTTGAACTGTTTTTTGAACTGTTTGAGTTcaaaaaactgcagcagacaGTTTATTCTCTAAAATTGAAAAGAACTGGATTTATGGGGGGGGGAAGTGTATTTGAATCTGGTCTCTTGgaggtgaggaaaaaaataataagcagAGGCCTAAATTCAAAGCTATGGATTATCCTTAGGTTGTGAGCTCTGCACATTGGTCCAGTCTAAGTCCATTCTCTCAGGAAATCAGAGTGTTACAAGACAACTCCACATTCCTTTCTGTTGTGTTTCACTCATTCCATAGAATATATTGTATGTACAGTTAATCTGTGTCCATAGAGATCCCTGACAGGTTTCTAACAAAGCCAGGTCTCTATTGGTGCTACAGTTCCAGCCTGCCTAGACAAGGTGTAAGTGCTGAGTGTTCATTTAAATTGGATGATCTCCTTCACAGTCACAGTAAGTAAACATATTCaaggaaaatacagcaaaagctGCAGGAGAATGTACCTATTTGGATTGTCACCACTTGTCATTAAAGACCTGTGGATGTTTTCACTTTTTGCACTCTCAATTCATAGGAAGGTAGAGAAGCCACTGGACACTATTCTGTGCTTCCTGAAAACTTCATAAACCTTGTGAAATCAGACCATTTATAACCACATGTTCTCAAGCCCCGAGTCCTGAATGCAAGTCTGTTTTCTGGTGGATAAGTAAATGGTAACACTGACAACATTCATTATCTTTTATCTTGGGATCTTCCACACACCTAACCACAGATAAACAGTTTACCCATGCTTAGTTGTGTAGAAGAATTTTTAAGAACAGGTCATCTTCAAAAGCAAGCTTCAGTGGCTTGGTAAACTGAAAGTTTTCAGTCCATTgcagtttggtttttgtttttttaatttggattttttaataataGTACTCAAAAGAATTAATATAAATAGCGACTAAGTATGTAAGTCTTGCTTTATTATGAATATGCACACAATTACTATTTAATGGACTGGccttggaaaaataatttccaaatctTAAGACAAAGCTGTCTGCAAATTAATTCATCATTAGTACCTAATGTTCCTAAAAATCTGTATCACCTACTGTTTAGGCTATCTGAAATTAATAGATTAAGTTGAATTCTAACAGATGATTGGCACTGTCTACATGGATAAAGTGCTGCCATTCACCTCCTACACGTTTGTTCCACGTGACAGAGTTTGGCACGACtgtacaaaaccaaaactaaatgAAACCACCATTACCCAAAAGTACGGAGGCTTCCTGTAAATTAAGAAATAGAGATACAGATTTGTagtcttcattttttccccctactgGAATGCAACTGGAAGGAGACTGGAAATGCTACTTTGtaagagaaaaatgggaattcatACTTCAAAATCCTCTATATTGAAACAGCATGATGATAAAGCACATTCTCTCATGTTGAATAGCGAGAATGTAATTGTAGTACAAACGAAGATGATCATTGCTTAATTAATATCAGTGTTGATCTACTTCAGTTCTTTTGTCTTTATTCACAGAATACACACATTAAATTTGCTGTATACTAAAATCTTACTCCTGACTTGAATTACACTGGTTTTGCCTGTACGTGGGTGGAATTTTCTACACTTTGAATAATGCAAACTGTTACTGTGACTATTTATTTAACTTAAAATAAAGTACTTCCTTATAACTTAATGGTTTGCTTGCAGCAGTAATTGAAACCAAACACAATCTGTcagagcaagtccagaggaggccacaaagtTGATCAGGGTAATAAAGCACCTctgctatgaggaaaggctgagagaattgggattgttcagcctggagaagagaaactttggggtgacctaattgtacccttcccatccctgaagggagcctgcaagaaagatgaagagagcctatttataagggatggaGTCACAAGGGGGcatggcttcacactgacagagctgGTTCAGAGgagatactgggaagaaattgttccctgtgagggtggggagccctggcacagggtgctcagagaagctgtggctgcccctggatacctggaaatgttcaaggccaggctggacagggcttggcacaatctggtctggtggaaggcagaggtctgcccatggcagaggttgcaaccagatgatttttaaggtctcttccaactcaaaccattccatgactgtTTGACAAGCTGGAATATTAATATAGCTTATCATAGTTTATCTGGAGTTGGCTGTTCTAAAATAAAGTTCCTGTTTCAACCACAGTAATAAAAGTAAAACACTAAGCCCTC of the Cinclus cinclus chromosome 11, bCinCin1.1, whole genome shotgun sequence genome contains:
- the RGS9BP gene encoding regulator of G-protein signaling 9-binding protein is translated as MVKEECKALLDALNKVTACYRHMVLTIGGTSDSQNLREELKKTRQKAQELAVANRNKLTTVLKDKTVSKEDKAEFERLWVIFSTCLEILEIDMRRALELGHEFPLNVPKKHLIQTGMSGGTSGVAARAMSVQNMKYEAEHNIDVVDLKDLENEINQVGEMMYEMEMKVNVPQWTVEAKQDPGAELKSTISVGASSIGMISVEENKSFCDISKVLAGIIFTAVLIIAIVLAVCVVKLS